TTAATGTAGGTGGAAAAATAGGCATTGCCTATGCTGACGAGCATCTTTGTGTTTGTGTGTTTTTTGCTGTGGGGATGCTAAACTTAAATGAAGTGGCAATTGGACTAGGACATAGGTCATTAAAATGAGGGGTTAACCCCCTCATACTTTTTTTAACGCCTCTTCTATATTTATCATTCCACTACCTTGGGTCCATAAACCTGCCTCGTCAATTTTTGTAGCTGTTGCTTTTAATATATTTTTTATTTGCACATTGGTCAAATGAGGATTTTTTTCTAGTAACAATGCTGCTGCTCCTGCTGCCATTGGAGTTGCCATGGAAGTTCCTGTTGCTGTTCTATATGCTTTATTTATCATAATTTCATCTGCGCCAACAGGTACATTTCCCGAGGCAGTAGAGACTATTTTTACACCTGGTGCTACTATGTCTGGTTTGTATAGATAAGGCGAACCTCTTCCAGAAAATTGAGCTATTTCGTCATCACTTATGTCGGAGGTTCTTTTGTCATCCACTGCTCCTACAGTTATGACATTTTTACTGGTGCCAGGAGAAGTTATTGTGTTGTAATTAGGACCTGAGTTTCCAGCTGCAACAGTTACTACTAATCCATTTCTCCAAAGAGTATCTACTCCTCTTACCAAAGGATCTAAGAAAGTAGGAAGAGATGGAGTTTCGCCTATTGATAGAGAAACTATCCGTATATTGTATTTATCTTTATTGTCTAAAATCCATTGCATTCCAGCAAGGATGTCAGAGGATAAACCTCTACCATAGGCATCTAATACTTTTACTGCTACTATATTAGCTTCTGGAGCTACGCCTTTGTATTTGCCATTAGAAGCATATCCATTTCCAGCAGCGTCCCCAGCTACATGAGTGCCATGGCCATTGTCATCGTAAGGTTGTTTTTTTCCATTTACTACATCGTGAAATGCCACTATGCGGTTTTTGGGCTTGGTAAAATCAGGGTGAGGATATATTCCAGTATCTAAAAAGGCAATTGTTACTCCTTTACCGGTGTAGCCTAGGTCGTTAACTTTTCGAGAAGCGATTTCTTGAGTGGCAATATTAAGCTGCAACTTAACGGCGGAGTCTTCTGCTATAAAATGAATTCCTTTTAATGTAGCAAAATTTTTTAATTTATCACAAGGTAAATTTACTGACCAGGCTTTTATAATTGGTAGTTCAAATTTTATGCTTCCTCCTATTTTTTCGATTTTTCCTTTTAAAATGTCATAAGGTAAATGGGAATACAAAATTACAGGAACACATTCACTTCTTAGATATAATGCTTTTTTTAAAAGCCTTTTATCGATTTTATTTGAGACATAAATTTCCTTTGCTATTTTAGAAAAAGCAAATAATGGAATTAGATTCATTAGCATACCTCCTTTCATGCTATTAACACAATATGTGAAATATAAAAATTTGTTAGTGGAAATTAAAAAAAGTGTCACCATACAAAGTTATGTCATATTATGTAGTAGGTCTTTAAAGACCCACATAGAAAAGGATGAAACTTGAAAGGAGGAAAATTATTTATGCCAGTAGATAAAAGCGGAGCAGGATTTGGGTGGTTTTGGATAATAATCATCATACTGTTGATTTTCTTGTTTATCCCAGGAATTATCGTTGAAGAACCAAAAGCTTGATTAGGTGTTAAAAATTGCTTAAAGGGGGATCAATATGGCAGGAACAAGTTCAGTTTTTGGCGAAAGCAATTTGTTGTTTTTCTTCTTGATACTTGTATTAGCGCTTGGTGGAGGCTGGCTTAATGTAACATGGTCTTTAGAGACATTGCTGTTCTTCTTCATACTCCTTGTAATAATAATGGATGGCGGATTAGGCTGGTTTTTCAATGAACTTAAGTAATTTTAAAGGGCTCTATCCTGCGATAGAGCCTTGTTTATTTAGAAAATTTAATGCGTGTGGAGTGATAATATATGTCTTTTTCTGGAGATACTCTGTTGTTCTTCTTTGTAATTTTAACTTTGCTGTTGGATGTAAGATTTGAGCTTGAAAGTCTACTGTTCTTCTTTTTAATACTTGTAATTTTGCAGGAAGAAAAACCGCGAAAAAAAGCAAAGCGATTTTTGTGGTCATTAACAGGCATTAATTTTGGTAACACAAATTCTTAAAATTACGTATTATATATTAGCTAAAGATAAAAAATTTATTTCCCTATTATTTACCTGTCTGAAGGGAGGTAGTATTTATGCCAGAAGAAAAAGGAATAGGATTTGTTGGAGGTTGGTTTTGGATTTTCATAATAATAATTTTAATACTTCTATTTGTTCCAGGAATAATTATTTGGGAAAAAAATTAGACAAAAAATAGGGGTGGTCTATAATAATAGACTAACCCCTTACATATATTTAGTAAGAGATTAAAAATAGGGGGAATTTGTTTTGCAAAAGGAGATTTTATTAAAAATACTTGCTGTAGAACTTTTGATAATAGCCTTTGTGAGATTTCAGGTAATGGGTATGGAAAAGGAAAGAAAAGAAGAAGAAGTTACAGAAGAAGATAAAGATGAATTATCTTCACCGCAGGAAAATAAAAAAACTTCAATAGATGTGTACGAAGTGATAACAAAGGGAAAAGATTTTGTAGGTAGCGTAAAGCCTTATCTAAACAAGAGAGACCAATATTATGTAGATATTTTCTCTAAAATAGCCGAAATAATTGAAATACAAAAAAAATTGATGAGCCTTTCAGAAGAAGAAATTGAAGTGGCAGAAAAAATAGAAGTAGATAAAATAGGAATTTTGAAAGCGATAAAACCCTACATAACGGAAGATAAAAAAATTGTGATAGATAAGTTTTTAAAATTTCATGAAGCGTTGAAGAATTTGCAAGAAAAAATGGAGAAACATTCAAAAGAAGAAGATAAAGACAATATTTTCGACAAAATAATTGATATTTATGAGGCCCTAAGGCCTATAATTCCTGAAGAAAAGTTAGAAGAAACTGATAAGCTAGCAAAGAATATAAAATTGTTGGAAGTATTAAACAAAGCAGAGGGTATTATGAACAGCATGAAAGAGGAGAAAAAACAATTACAATCTTCTACTAGGAGTATGGAGGAAAAAGAACAAAAATCAGAAGAAAATAAAGAGGAAATAGAAAGAATAGAAGATAAAGAGGAAATATCGAAAACAGAGGAAGGAGATAAAATTTTAGATACCAATAAAAAAGAAACAGAGGAACAATTAGAAAAAGAAGAAAACAATTCATTACCTCAAGGATTATCTGACCAGCAGGTAGCAATTATAGACAATCTCAAATCTATGTTGACAAAGGAACAGCAGCAGTATATGTATAATATGATTAATTATCTTAAACAACAAGGATTAGTTAAATCTGAAGGTAAAGGGGAATAAATATTTTCCCTGTATTTTTTATTTTTAAATACAAATTACAGAAACGTAGTCTAAATCAATAAATAATGGCATAAAATCAAAATATTTGGGTAAAATCATAGATAATCAGACTATACAGCCTAATATAGGCTATAATAAAGTTTGATATGTTTTACCACTTAAATTAATATAGAGATTGGGATTAGCACTCACATAAGTTGAGTGCTAATAAATGAAGGAGGAGGGATAAAGTATATGAGATTAAAACCACTCGGAGACAGAGTTGTGGTCAAAGTAATCCAGGCAGAAGAAGTTACAAAAGGCGGAGTTATTTTACCAGGTACAGCAAAAGAAAAACCACAACAAGGTGAAGTAGTTGCAGTAGGAACAGGGGAATACATAGACGGTAAAAAAGTAGAATTAGAAGTAAAAGTCGGTGATAGAGTAATCTTCTCTAAGTATGCGGGAACAGAAGTTAAGTTAGATGGTGAAGAATATCTACTTTTAAGAGAAAGCGATATTCTAGCAATTATAGAATAAGGAGGTAGTTGAAAATGGCAAAACAAATCAAATATGGAGAGGAAGCAAGAAGAGCATTAGAAAGAGGAGTTAATGCAGTTGCGGATACTGTAAAAGTTACATTAGGACCAAGGGGTCGTAATGTAGTATTGGACAAAAAATATGGTTCCCCCACGGTTACAAATGACGGTGTTACTATTGCAAGAGAAATTGAATTAGAGGATCCCTTTGAAAATCAAGGTGCGCAACTTTTGAAGGAAGTAGCTACAAAAACTAATGATGTTGCCGGTGATGGTACAACGACTGCAACGCTTTTAGCTCAAGCAATGGTTCGGGAGGGACTCAAGAACCTTGCTGCGGGAGCTAACCCAATGCTTTTAAGAAGAGGTATTGCGAAGGCTGTAGATGCTGCAGTTGAGGGGTTAAAGAGGATATCTAAACCTATTGATAATAAAGAATCAATTGCCCATGTTGCTTCTATCTCTGCTGCTGATGAAGAAATAGGTAATCTCATTGCAGAAGCAATGGACAAAGTAGGTAAAGATGGAGTTATAACGGTTGAAGAATCAAAGACTTTAGGTACAACCCTTGAGGTTGTTGAAGGAATGCAATTTGACAGAGGATATATTTCTCCATACATGGTAACTGATGCTGAAAAAATGGAAGCAGTATTAGAAGAGCCTGTTATACTCATAACAGATAAGAAACTTTCAAATATCCAAGACTTGTTGCCACTCTTGGAGCAAGTAGTGCAACACGGTAAGAAACTTCTTATTATAGCTGATGATGTAGAAGGGGAAGCATTGGCAACATTAGTTGTCAACAAATTAAGAGGTACATTTACGTGTGTAGCAGTAAAAGCTCCTGGCTTTGGTGACAGAAGAAAAGAAATGCTACAAGATATAGCAATACTGACAGGTGGTCAAGTAATTTCAGAAGAATTAGGTTATGACTTAAAAGATGTAAGATTAGATATGCTTGGCCGCGCAAGACAAGTAAAAGTTACAAAAGAGAATACCACAATTGTAGGAGGAGCAGGCGATGCTGCAGAAATTAAGAAGAGAGTAAATCAAATTAAGGCTCAAATTGAGGAAACTACCTCTGATTATGATAGAGAAAAATTACAAGAAAGACTAGCAAAATTGGCGGGTGGTGTAGCTGTCATTCAAGCTGGTGCTGCAACTGAGACAGAGCTTAAAGAAAAGAAACACAGAATTGAAGACGCATTGGCGGCTACAAAAGCAGCAGTGGAGGAAGGTATAGTGCCTGGTGGCGGTATTGCACTTCTCAATGTAATAGAAGATGTGCAAAAAGTAGTTGATTCCTTAGAGGGCGACTTCAAGACAGGTGCGAAGATAGTTTTAAGGGCATTAGAAGAACCCGTAAGACAAATTGCAGCAAATGCTGGTGTTGACGGTTCTGTAATAGTAGAAAAAATAAAAGCTGCTAAAGATCCAAACTTCGGATATGATGCTTACAAGGAAGAATTTACAGACATGTTCAAAGCAGGTATTGTAGACCCAACAAAGGTTACAAGGACAGCTTTGCAAAATGCTGCATCAATTGCTTCAATGATACTCACGACAGAAGCAGTAGTGGTAGATATCCCAGAGAAGAATACAGCAATGCCAAATCCCGGAGCAGGAATGGATATGATGTGATAAAAAGGGCTGAGCGAAAGCTTAGCCCTTTTAAGTTTTAGCCTTGACAGCTTTGAAATTGTCTGATAAAATACTTTTGTAGCAAGTTTTTGAGCGCCCGTAGCTCAGCAGGATAGAGCAGCAGTTTCCTAAACTGCGTGCCGGAGGTTCGAGTCCTCTCGGGCGCACCATTTTCACGATAAAACTTCCTAAAATGAAAATTAAATGATAACATGAAAAATTTGACCTCCCTTTTGGGAGGTCATTCAATTATTTTCTTTTGGAATATTTTATATGGTTCAGGGACAACCCCAAAACTAGCTGGAGGGATAAAGGATAACTCGTTGTAGTTCATTACAATTGAGAAGTTGAATTGTATTTTTTGTACTGTTGACATAGACATGTAAATTTGTTATATTGAATAATAAATTATTCATTTAACAAGTTAATAGTTTTAATAGAGGAACTCATATAATCCCGTGAATATGGCACGGGAGTTTCTACAAAGCAGCCGTAAACTGCTTTACTATGGGTGGAATTTGGTGTTGCCTTTTTGGCCTGAGGAAATTCTACCCTCGGGCTTTTATTTTATAAAGGCCCACAAGTTAATTGTGTAAATTGTATGATGTTCAAAAAAATTTTGCGAATAATATGTTATAATAAAACTAAAAGGGAGATGTAACTATGGAGGGAAAATTTGTTAAAGAAGGTTTAACTTTTGATGATGTTCTTTTAATTCCTGCTAAATCCGATGTGCTTCCTAAGGATGTAGATTTAAAGACAAAACTTACTAAAAAAATTACTTTAAACATTCCTTTAATGAGCGCTGGAATGGACACTGTTACAGAATCCAAACTTGCAATTGCTATAGCAAGAGAGGGCGGCATAGGTGTAATTCACAAAAACATGTCTATTGAAAGACAAGCTTTAGAAGTTGACAAAGTCAAAAGGTCAGAACATGGTGTCATAACGGATCCTTTCTTCCTTACTCCTGACCATACTATTAAAGATGCAGCTGAACTTATGGCAAGGTATAAAATATCTGGAGTACCTATCACTGTTGATTCGAAACTTGTAGGAATAATTACTAATCGCGATATAAGATTTGAAGATGATTTGGATAAACCGATAAGAGAAGTTATGACAAAAGACAATTTGGTAACTGCTCCTCCTGGAACTACTTTAGAGGAAGCAAGACAGATACTAAAAAAACATAAAATAGAAAAATTGCCGTTAGTAGATGGAAACAACGTTTTAAAAGGGCTCATAACCATAAAAGATATAGAAAAAGCCGTGGAGTTTCCTAATGCGGCTAAAGATAGCAAAGGAAGACTTTTAGTGGCTGCTGCTGTCGGTGTTGGAAAAGACATGATGGATAGAGTCAAAGCATTAGTAGAAGCAGGTGTAGACGCTATTGTGATAGATACAGCTCACGGTCATTCTAAAGGAGTTTTGGAGGCCGTCTCTAAGATAAAAGAAAAATATCCAGACCTGCAGCTGATAGCAGGAAATGTAGCTACGGCTGAAGCCACAAGAGAGTTAATAGAGAGAGGGACAGATTGTGTAAAAGTTGGTATTGGCCCAGGGTCAATCTGTACTACGAGAGTGATCGCTGGAATAGGAGTTCCTCAAATTACTGCTATTTACGATTGTGCTCAAGAAGCGGACAAGTATGGAATACCTATAATTGCAGATGGAGGGATTAAGTATTCGGGGGACATCGTAAAAGCCATTGCGGCGGGAGCTTCTGTAGTTATGCTGGGAAGCCTTTTTGCAGGAACAGAAGAAAGTCCCGGAGAAATAGAGATATATCAAGGGAGAAGCTATAAGGTCTATAGAGGCATGGGTTCTTTGGGAGCAATGAAAGAAGGAAGCTCAGATAGGTATTTCCAAGAAGATGTCACGAAGTTTGTACCAGAAGGGGTAGAAGGGAGAGTACCTTATAAAGGACCTTTAAAAGAGACGGTGTATCAATTAGTTGGTGGTTTAAGAGCAGGAATGGGATATTGTGGTGTTCGCAATATTGAAGAACTTAGGGCAAAAACAAAATTTATAAAAATAACGCAGGCAGGATTAACTGAAAGTCATCCTCATGATATAATTATTACAAAGGAAGCTCCTAATTATAATTTGAGATAAGAGGAGGATTTTAATGGGGATTAAACGGGAAGTAGTGTTAGTTTTAGATTTTGGAGGCCAATACACACAATTAATTGCGAGAAGAATAAGAGAAGCAAATGTTTTTTGCGAGATTGTTCCTTACAATATTTCTCCAGAGGAGGTACGAAAAAAAGAGCCAAAAGGGATTGTGCTTTCTGGAGGACCTGCCAGTGTATATGCAAAAAATGCTCCTAAATGCGATAAGGAAATTTTTGAGTTAGGTTATCCTGTGCTAGGTATATGTTATGGTGCGCAACTTATGACAGAGCTTTTAGGTGGGAAAGTTGTGCCAGCACCTGTGAAAGAATATGGCAAGACAGAAATTGTCTTAAATAATACTATTCCTTTGTTTAAAGGGATAGAAAGAGATACTGTTGTTTGGATGAGTCATACTGACCACATAGAACTTCCTCCTCCAGATTTTAAGGTAGTAGCTTCTACTGACAACTGCCCTATCGCAGCAATTGCGAATGTAGAAAAGAAATTGTATGCAGTTCAATTCCATCCTGAAGTTTCACATACTCATAGAGGAACAGAGATTATAAGAAATTTCCTTTTTGAAGTATGTGATTGCGCGGCAGATTGGACAATGGAATCTTTAATTGAGCAGACAGTAAAGGAAATAAAAGCGAAAGTAGGCACACACAAAGCTGTATGTGCGCTGTCTGGTGGTGTAGATTCTTCAGTGGCTGCTGTTTTAGTAGATAGAGCTATTCACGACCAATTGGTGTGCATTTTTGTTGATACAGGGCTTTTAAGGAAAAACGAAGGAGATATAGTTATTGAAACTTTTAGAAAAAATTATGATATGAATATAATCCGGGTAGATGCAAAGGATAGATTTTTGTCACGGCTTAAAGGAGTTACGGATCCAGAAGAAAAGAGAAAAATTATTGGTAATGTTTTTATAGAAGTTTTTAAAGAAGAAGCCTTAAAAATAGGAGATGTGAAGTTTTTAGTGCAAGGTACTTTGTATCCTGATGTAATAGAGAGTGGAAATGGTATATCTTCTACTATTAAAAGCCACCACAATGTGGGAGGTTTGCCTGAAGATATAGGTTTTGAACTTATTGAACCTTTGAAAATGCTTTTTAAAGATGAAGTAAGGCAAGTAGGAAAAGAATTGGGAATCCCCGAGGAAATATTGTATAGACAACCTTTCCCTGGACCAGGATTAGCAGTTCGAATCCTTGGTGAGGTTACAGAAGAGAAGTTGGAAATTTTGAGACAAGCTGACAGTATAGTTTTAAGAGAAATGAAAAAGTTTGGCTGGTACAATAAAGTATGGCAATCTTTTGCAATTTTGCCTGGTATAAAAAGTGTTGGAGTTATGGGAGATGAGAGAACTTACGCCTATGCCATAATTTTGAGGGTAGTAGATAGCTACGACGGAATGACAGCAGATTGGACAAAGCTTCCTTATGAAATTTTAGAAAGTATATCTACTAGTATTACTAATGAAGTTCCAGGAATAAATCGAGTACTTTACGACATTACTTCTAAACCGCCTGCTACTATAGAGTGGGAGTAAAATCCGAACATTAATTTGACTTTTTATAAAAAAATTCGTAAACAAGGTTGACTAATATTAAAAAAGTTGTTAAGATATAAGTGTAACAATTGAATAAAAAGCACTCATATAATCCCGAGAATATGGCTCGGGAGTTTCTACCGAACAACCGTAAATTGTTCGACTATGAGTGAAAGTGTACCTAGGGTTCCAGCCTAGTTTATAGGTGTTTGGACCGAGCGGTACAGGTATATGGGTTTTCATATACTACACCTAAGGGATAAAAGCCCGGGAGGATAGGTTTCACTCTATTCCTGCCGGGCATATTTTTTTCTTAAAATTGTAAAATTGAAAAAGGAGGAGAATTAATGAAAAACAAGTCAAATATGAAAAACGGACTAATTGAAAGATTATTTAAATTAAGAGAGAGAAACACAGATTTTAAGACAGAAGTTTTGGCAGGTACTACTACATTTATCACTTTAGCTTATATAATATTTGTAAACCCACAGATTTTAAGCGAAGCCGGAATTCCAAAAGAGGCTGCAATTGCTGCTACTATATGGTCTTCGGCAATTGCTACGACTCTTATGGCTCTTCTAGCAAATTATCCTATTGCTGTTGCGCCGGGGATGGGGTTAAATGCTTTTTTTACCTATACAGTAGTTAAGCAGTTTGGACTGCATTGGACTGTAGCGCTAGGAGCCGTGTTTTTTTCAGGAGTAGTCTTTTTAGTTCTTACTGTCACTAAGATAAGAAGCTGGATAATAGAAGCTGTTCCTCCTTCACTAAGGTCGGCTATTCCTGTAGGAATAGGACTTTTCATAGCATTTATAGGACTTATAAATGCAGGGATAGTTGTGAAATCTGATGCTACTTTGGTAGCTTTTGGGCATATTTTAAAGCCCGAGACTTTCCTTTCCATTTTTGGACTTATACTGGCAGCTGTTCTGATATCTAGAGGAGTCAGAGGAGCTCTCATAATATCAATTCTAGCTACTACTGTGGTAGCAATGATATTTGGTGTTTCACCTCTTCCTAAAGGGATAAGCGATGTGATAAGCTTTCACATACCGAGTCTTGCTCCCACATTTGGTAAACTTGATATTATAGGAGCTTTTCATTATGGACTTTTAAACATAATTTTTACTTTCACAATAGTTGAACTTTTTGACAATATGGGAACTTTGATGGGGCTTCTTAAGAAAGCAGGGTTGATAGGAGAGAAAGGTGAATCTCCAGCTTTAGGAAGGGCTTTTATTTCTGACTCTGTTGGGACGATGATTTCGCCAGTTTTAGGGACATGTACTGTGACTTCTTACATTGAAAGTGCTGCGGGCATTGCAGAAGGAGGAAAAACTGGATTGACAGGCATTACAGTAGCAGTGTTTTTCTTGTTGGCACTTTTCATAGCTCCTTTGGTAGGGCTAGTCCCAGCATTTGCTACAGCGCCAGCCTTAATAATAGTTGGAGCTTTGATGATGACTGAGATAGTACACATAAACTTTGAAGATTTTACAGAAGTTTTTCCTGCTTTTATTACTATAATAGGAATGCCTTTGACTTACAGTATTGCCACAGGATTGGGTCTGGGATTTATTTCTTATACATTGGTTAAATTATTATCGGGCCGAGCTAAAGAGATACATTGGATGATGTATGTAATTGCTATTGCTTTTACAATAAATTTTGTTTTGAGATAAGAGGGGTTTTCCCCTCTTATTTATAAAAATTTAAAACAGATGGGAGGTTTTTATGAAAATGCCTAAAGTTGCAATAGTAGTTGGAAGTAAATCTGATTTGCCTGTGGTTGAAAGATGCACAAAAATTCTTGAAGAATTTGGAATTTCCTATGATGTTAAAGTGTTGTCTGCCCATAGAACTCCCTTTGAGACACAAGAATTTGCTGTAAATGCAGATAACTATTATGATATAATCATCGCAGGTGCAGGAAAAGCTGCTCATCTGCCTGGTGTTATTGCTTCTTATACACTCTTGCCTGTTATTGGTCTTCCCATAAAGTCTTCTACTTTAGACGGTCTTGACTCTCTTTTATCAATTGTCCAAATGCCTAAAGGTATTCCTGTTGCAACAGTGGCTATAGATGGAGCAGAGAATGCAGCTCTTTTAGCATGCCATATCCTCTCTTTGAAATATACTTATTTAAAGGAAGCCTTGGCTGATTATAGAGAAAAAATGGCTGAAGAAGTGTTAAACAATTAAGAGATTGGAGGAGATAAATATGGAAAAAAGAGAATTGCTTTATGAAGGAAAAGCTAAAAAAGTTTATAAGACAGATGAAGAGAATTTTTATATCATCGAATACAAAGATGATGCAACTGCTTTTAATGGTTTAAAGAAAGGAACAATTGCCGAAAAAGGTATAGTAAATAACAAAGTTTCTGCAATTTTATTTGCATTATTAGAAAAAAATAATGTACCCACCCATTATGTGAAAAAACTTAGTGACAGGGAAATGTTAGTTAAAAAGGTTGAGATTTTCCCTTTAGAAGTTATCGTGAGAAATTACGCAGCAGGAAGTATTTGCAAAAGACTGGGTCTTGAAGAAGGACTAAAGTTTAAAACGCCTGTATTAGAATTCTCATATAAAAATGACGAATTGAAAGACCCAATGATTAACGAATATCACATACAAGCTCTCGAATTAGCCACCAAAGAAGAGATTGAAATTATGACAGAAATGACGTTTAAAGTAAACAAAATTTTGTCAGAATATTTTTTATCTAAAGACATTATCTTAGTGGATTTTAAATTAGAATTTGGGAAAAGCAGTGAAGGAATATTATTAGCAGATGAAATCTCACCAGATACTTGCAGATTTTGGGACAAAAACACTATGGAAAAACTTGATAAAGATAGATTTAGAAAGGATTTGGGCAAAGTAGAAGAAGCATATTTAGAAATTTTAAAAAGACTTGGAGGTATGTAAAGTGCTAATTGCAAAAATCTATATAACTTTAAAAAAAGGAATACTTGACCCTCAAGGAAAAGCAGTAAAGGGAGCTTTGCATTCATTAGGATACGAAGAAGTAAAAGAGGTGCGGGTTGGGAAATATATAGAATTAACTTTTGAGGATGGCGATTTATCCCTCCTAAAGGACAAAGTAGATGAGATGTGCAAAAGGATACTGACAAATCCAATTATTGAAGATTACACCTTTGAAATTGTGGAGGGATAAAGATGAAATTTGCTGTTATAGTTTTTCCAGGGTCCAATTGCGATGTGGACTGCTATTATGCTGTTAAAGATGGGCTTGGGGAAGAAGTAGAATATGTGTGGCATCAAGAAAAAAATTTGAGTAAGTACGATGTCATAATGTTGCCCGGAGGATTTTCTTATGGTGATTATTTGAGGGCAGGAGCTATTGCTAGGTTTTCGCCTGTCATGGAGGCTGTCAGGGAAGAAACAGAAAAAGGAAAACTTATTATAGGCATATGCAACGGATTTCAGATACTTACAGAAGCAGGGCTTTTGCCGGGAGTTTTGAGAAAAAATGAAGGGCTGAAATTTATCTGCAAGACTGTCAGTATAATAGTTGAAAATGACAAAACTCCTTTTACTACAAGGCTTAAAAAAGGGCAGGAGATTTTACTTCCAGTTGCTCATGGAGAAGGCAATTATTATGTAGATGACGAAACTTTAAAAGAACTAAAAGAAAACAATCAAATTGTTTTTAGGTATAAAGAAAATATCAACGGCTCTGTTGAGAGAATAGCCGGAGTTATAAATAAAAAGGGAAATGTTTTAGGAATGATGCCCCATCCAGAGAGAGCTTATACCCCCTTGCTGGGTAATACTGATGGGCTTTATATCTTAGGGTCAATAGTGGATAATTTTGTAAAAGGCGGGGTTTAATGATGGATAAAATATGGAGAGAATTAGGACTTACTGATGAGGAGTATGAGAAGATTATTACGATATTAGGAAGAGAGCCTAATATAACTGAATTAGGTATGTATAGTGTTATGTGGTCTGAACATTGTGCCTATAAAAACTCTAAACCTCTTTTAAAATATCTACCTACAAAAGGCGAAAGAGTAATCCAAGGGCCAGGAGAAAATGCAGGAGTATTGGATATTGGGGATAATTTGGCAGTTGTGATGAAGATAGAAAGTCATAATCATCCTTCTGCGATTGAACCCTATCAAGGAGCAGCCACAGGTGTTGGGGGAATAATAAGAGATATATTTACAATGGGGGCAAGGCCAATTGCTCTTTTGGATTCTTTGAGATTTGGAATTCCTGAGGATAAAAGGACTAAATATCTCATCGAAAACGTGGTAGCCGGTATAGGGGATTATGGAAATTGCATAGGAATTCCTACGGTGGGTGGTGATACCTATTTTGAAGAAAGTTACAAAGGGAATCCTTTAGTAAATGCGATGTGCGTAGGAATAGTGGAAAAAGACAAAATAAAAAAAGGGATAGCAAAAGGTATAGGTAATCCTGTTATGGTAGTAGGTGCTACCACGGGGAGAGACGGTATCGGAGGTGCAAGCTTTGCTTCTCAGGAGTTAAGCGAGGAATCAGAA
This genomic window from Thermoanaerobacter uzonensis DSM 18761 contains:
- a CDS encoding S8 family peptidase; protein product: MNLIPLFAFSKIAKEIYVSNKIDKRLLKKALYLRSECVPVILYSHLPYDILKGKIEKIGGSIKFELPIIKAWSVNLPCDKLKNFATLKGIHFIAEDSAVKLQLNIATQEIASRKVNDLGYTGKGVTIAFLDTGIYPHPDFTKPKNRIVAFHDVVNGKKQPYDDNGHGTHVAGDAAGNGYASNGKYKGVAPEANIVAVKVLDAYGRGLSSDILAGMQWILDNKDKYNIRIVSLSIGETPSLPTFLDPLVRGVDTLWRNGLVVTVAAGNSGPNYNTITSPGTSKNVITVGAVDDKRTSDISDDEIAQFSGRGSPYLYKPDIVAPGVKIVSTASGNVPVGADEIMINKAYRTATGTSMATPMAAGAAALLLEKNPHLTNVQIKNILKATATKIDEAGLWTQGSGMINIEEALKKV
- the groES gene encoding co-chaperone GroES, whose translation is MRLKPLGDRVVVKVIQAEEVTKGGVILPGTAKEKPQQGEVVAVGTGEYIDGKKVELEVKVGDRVIFSKYAGTEVKLDGEEYLLLRESDILAIIE
- the groL gene encoding chaperonin GroEL (60 kDa chaperone family; promotes refolding of misfolded polypeptides especially under stressful conditions; forms two stacked rings of heptamers to form a barrel-shaped 14mer; ends can be capped by GroES; misfolded proteins enter the barrel where they are refolded when GroES binds), which produces MAKQIKYGEEARRALERGVNAVADTVKVTLGPRGRNVVLDKKYGSPTVTNDGVTIAREIELEDPFENQGAQLLKEVATKTNDVAGDGTTTATLLAQAMVREGLKNLAAGANPMLLRRGIAKAVDAAVEGLKRISKPIDNKESIAHVASISAADEEIGNLIAEAMDKVGKDGVITVEESKTLGTTLEVVEGMQFDRGYISPYMVTDAEKMEAVLEEPVILITDKKLSNIQDLLPLLEQVVQHGKKLLIIADDVEGEALATLVVNKLRGTFTCVAVKAPGFGDRRKEMLQDIAILTGGQVISEELGYDLKDVRLDMLGRARQVKVTKENTTIVGGAGDAAEIKKRVNQIKAQIEETTSDYDREKLQERLAKLAGGVAVIQAGAATETELKEKKHRIEDALAATKAAVEEGIVPGGGIALLNVIEDVQKVVDSLEGDFKTGAKIVLRALEEPVRQIAANAGVDGSVIVEKIKAAKDPNFGYDAYKEEFTDMFKAGIVDPTKVTRTALQNAASIASMILTTEAVVVDIPEKNTAMPNPGAGMDMM
- the guaB gene encoding IMP dehydrogenase; translated protein: MEGKFVKEGLTFDDVLLIPAKSDVLPKDVDLKTKLTKKITLNIPLMSAGMDTVTESKLAIAIAREGGIGVIHKNMSIERQALEVDKVKRSEHGVITDPFFLTPDHTIKDAAELMARYKISGVPITVDSKLVGIITNRDIRFEDDLDKPIREVMTKDNLVTAPPGTTLEEARQILKKHKIEKLPLVDGNNVLKGLITIKDIEKAVEFPNAAKDSKGRLLVAAAVGVGKDMMDRVKALVEAGVDAIVIDTAHGHSKGVLEAVSKIKEKYPDLQLIAGNVATAEATRELIERGTDCVKVGIGPGSICTTRVIAGIGVPQITAIYDCAQEADKYGIPIIADGGIKYSGDIVKAIAAGASVVMLGSLFAGTEESPGEIEIYQGRSYKVYRGMGSLGAMKEGSSDRYFQEDVTKFVPEGVEGRVPYKGPLKETVYQLVGGLRAGMGYCGVRNIEELRAKTKFIKITQAGLTESHPHDIIITKEAPNYNLR